Proteins from a genomic interval of Drosophila melanogaster chromosome 2R:
- the Lpin gene encoding lipin, isoform H, protein MNSLARVFSNFRDFYNDINAATLTGAIDVIVVEQRDGEFQCSPFHVRFGKLGVLRSREKVVDIEINGVPVDIQMKLGDSGEAFFVEECLEDEDEELPANLATSPIPNSFLASRDKANDTMEDISGVVTDKHTDNTLERRNLSEKLKEFTTQKIRQEWAEHEELFQGEKKPADSDSLDNQSKASNEAETEKAIPAVIEDTEKEKDQIKPDVNLTTVTTSEATKEVSKSKTKKRRKKSQMKKNAQRKNSSSSSLGSAGGGDLPSAETPSLGVSNIDEGDAPISSATNNNNTSSSNDEQLSAPLVTARTGDDSPLSEIPHTPTSNPRLDLDIHFFSDTEITTPVGGGGAGSGRAAGGRPSTPIQSDSELETTMRDNRHVVTEESTASWKWGELPTPEQAKNEAMSAAQVQQSEHQSMLSNMFSFMKRANRLRKEKGVGEVGDIYLSDLDAGSMDPEMAALYFPSPLSKAASPPEEDGESGNGTSLPHSPSSLEEGQKSIDSDFDETKQQRDNNRYLDFVAMSMCGMSEQGAPPSDEEFDRHLVNYPDVCKSPSIFSSPNLVVRLNGKYYTWMAACPIVMTMITFQKPLTHDAIEQLMSQTVDGKCLPGDEKQEAVAQADNGGQTKRYWWSWRRSQDAAPNHLNNTHGMPLGKDEKDGDQAAVATQTSRPTSPDITDPTLSKSDSLVNAENTSALVDNLEELTMASNKSDEPKERYKKSLRLSSAAIKKLNLKEGMNEIEFSVTTAYQGTTRCKCYLFRWKHNDKVVISDIDGTITKSDVLGHILPMVGKDWAQLGVAQLFSKIEQNGYKLLYLSARAIGQSRVTREYLRSIRQGNVMLPDGPLLLNPTSLISAFHREVIEKKPEQFKIACLSDIRDLFPDKEPFYAGYGNRINDVWAYRAVGIPIMRIFTINTKGELKHELTQTFQSSGYINQSLEVDEYFPLLTNQDEFDYRTDIFDDEESEEELQFSDDYDVDVEHGSSEESSGDEDDDEALYNDDFANDDNGIQAVVASGDERTADVGLIMRVRRVSTKNEVIMASPPKWINS, encoded by the exons ATGAATAGCCTGGCGCGGGTTTTCAGCAACTTCCGCGACTTCTACAACGACATCAATGCCGCCACCCTCACGGGAGCCATCGATGTGATCGTGGTGGAGCAGCGCGATGGCGAGTTCCAGTGCTCGCCCTTCCACGTCCGGTTCGGCAAACTGGGAGTGCTCAGGAGTCGGGAGAAGGTG GTGGACATTGAGATCAATGGCGTACCGGTCGACATACAGATGAAGCTGGGCGATTCTGGCGAGGCCTTCTTTGTGGAGGAGTGCCTggaggatgaggacgaggagcTGCCAGCCAACCTGGCCACCTCGCCCATACCCAACAGCTTCTTGGCGTCTCGGGACAAGGCCAACGACACCATGGAGGACATCAGTGGAGTGGTGACAGATAA GCACACCGACAACACACTGGAGCGTCGCAACCTAAGCGAAAAGCTCAAGGAGTTCACCACGCAGAAGATCCGGCAGGAGTGGGCCGAGCACGAAGAGCTGTTTCAGGGCGAGAAGAAGCCGGCGGACTCGGACTCGCTGGACAACCAAAGCAAAGCTTCAAACGAAGCTGAGACGGAGAAGGCAATTCCGGCGGTCATTGAAGACacggaaaaagaaaaggatCAGATCAAACCAGACGTTAACCTCACCACGGTCACAACCAGCGAAGCCACCAAGGAGGTGTCCAAGAGCAAAACCAAGAAGCGGCGCAAGAAGTCGCAAATGAAGAAGAATGCCCAGCGCAAGAACTCTTCAAGCAGCTCATTGGGCAGCGCCGGCGGCGGTGATTTGCCTTCGGCGGAGACGCCATCACTGGGAGTGAGCAACATCGATGAAGGAGATGCCCCCATATCCAGTgccacaaacaacaacaacacctcGTCGTCGAACGATGAACAGCTATCCGCTCCCCTGGTGACAGCTCGCACTGGGGACGATAGTCCGCTCAGCGAGATTCCCCACACCCCCACTAGCAATCCACGTCTGGATTTGGACATTCACTTCTTCAGCGACACGGAGATCACCACTCCCGTGGGTGGCGGTGGTGCTGGGTCAGGTCGTGCCGCCGGCGGACGACCTTCGACTCCCATCCAAAGTGACAGTGAACTGGAAACCACCATGCGAGACAACCGTCACGTGGTGACTGAAGAAAGCACCGCATCGTGGAAGTGGGGCGAGTTGCCCACACCGGAGCAGGCCAAGAATGAGGCCATGAGCGCCGCCCAGGTGCAGCAAAGCGAGCACCAATCGATGCTCAGCAACATGTTCAGCTTCATGAAGAGGGCAAATCGGCTACGCAAAGAGAAGGGCGTCGGCGAAGTGGGTGACATCTACCTGTCTGATCTGGATGCCGGCAGCATGGACCCCGAGATGGCGGCCCTCTACTTCCCTAGTCCCCTGTCCAAGGCGGCATCACCGCCGGAGGAGGATGGCGAAAGCGGCAATGGCACCAGTCTGCCTCACTCGCCCAGCTCGCTGGAGGAAGGTCAGAAGAGTATTGACTCGGACTTTGACGAGACCAAGCAGCAGAGGGACAACAA CAGGTACTTGGACTTTGTGGCCATGTCCATGTGCGGAATGTCGGAGCAGGGAGCACCACCCTCGGACGAGGAGTTCGACCGCCACCTGGTCAACTATCCAGAC GTGTGCAAAAGCCCCAGCATTTTTTCATCGCCTAACCTAGTCGTACGGCTGAATGGCAAATACTACACCTGGATGGCTGCATGTCCCATTGTCATGACAATGATCACCTTCCAGAAGCCACTAACCCAT GATGCCATTGAGCAGCTGATGTCTCAGACAGTCGACGGCAAGTGTCTGCCTGGCGACGAGAAGCAGGAGGCAGTTGCCCAGGCCGACAATGGGGGTCAGACGAAGCGCTACTGGTGGAGCTGGCGACGCTCGCAGGACGCTGCGCCCAACCACTTGAACAACACTCATGGTATGCCTTTGGGCAAGGATGAGAAAG ATGGTGATCAGGCAGCTGTGGCAACGCAAACTTCGCGGCCTACCTCGCCCGACATCACCGATCCCACGCTGAGCAAGAGCGACTCCCTGGTGAACGCGGAGAACACCTCGGCGTTGGTGGACAACCTGGAGGAGCTAACCATGGCCTCCAACAAGAGCGACGAGCCCAAAGAGCGTTACAAGAAGTCGCTGCGACTTAGCTCGGCGGCTATC AAAAAACTGAACCTCAAGGAGGGCATGAATGAAATCGAGTTCAGCGTAACGACCGCTTATCAAGGGACGACGCGCTGCAAGTGCTACTTGTTCCGCTGGAAGCACAACGACAAGGTGGTGATCTCGGACATTGACGGCACCATCACCAAGTCGGACGTGCTGGGCCACATTTTACCCATGGTGGGCAAGGATTGGGCGCAACTCGGTGTGGCGCAGCTCTTCTCGAAGATCGAGCAAAACGGCTACAAGCTGCTCTATCTGTCAGCCCGTGCCATCGGCCAAAGCAGGGTGACACGCGAGTACCTCCGGTCGATCCGGCAGGGCAACGTGATGCTGCCGGACGGACCGCTGTTGCTGAATCCCACGTCCCTGATATCGGCCTTCCACCGCGAGGTGATTGAGAAGAAGCCGGAGCAGTTTAAGATCGCCTGTCTGTCGGACATCCGCGATCTGTTTCCCGACAAGGAGCCCTTCTACGCCGGCTACGGCAACCGCATCAAT GACGTGTGGGCATACCGAGCAGTGGGCATTCCCATCATGCGCATCTTTACGATCAACACCAAGGGCGAGTTGAAGCACGAGCTGACCCAAACATTCCAGTCCTC TGGCTACATCAATCAGTCGCTAGAAGTCGACGAATACTTTCCCCTGCTAACCAACCAAGATGAATTCGATTACCGGACGGACATCTTCGACGACGAGGAGTCCGAGGAGGAGCTTCAGTTCAGCGACGACTACGACGTGGACGTCGAGCACGGTTCGAGTGAGGAAAGCAGTGGGGATGAGGACGATGACGAAGCCCTCTATAACGATGATTTTGCCAACGATGACAATGGCATCCAGGCAGTCGTGGCCTCCGGCGACGAACGGACCGCCGATGTGGGCCTCATAATGCGAGTCCGCCGCGTCTCCACCAAAAACGAAGTCATTATGGCTTCGCCTCCCAAGTGGATTAATTCCTAG
- the Lpin gene encoding lipin, isoform G, whose amino-acid sequence MKLGDSGEAFFVEECLEDEDEELPANLATSPIPNSFLASRDKANDTMEDISGVVTDKNASEELLLPLPLPRRNSIDFSKEEPKEAVVEGSKFENQVSDYTQRRHTDNTLERRNLSEKLKEFTTQKIRQEWAEHEELFQGEKKPADSDSLDNQSKASNEAETEKAIPAVIEDTEKEKDQIKPDVNLTTVTTSEATKEVSKSKTKKRRKKSQMKKNAQRKNSSSSSLGSAGGGDLPSAETPSLGVSNIDEGDAPISSATNNNNTSSSNDEQLSAPLVTARTGDDSPLSEIPHTPTSNPRLDLDIHFFSDTEITTPVGGGGAGSGRAAGGRPSTPIQSDSELETTMRDNRHVVTEESTASWKWGELPTPEQAKNEAMSAAQVQQSEHQSMLSNMFSFMKRANRLRKEKGVGEVGDIYLSDLDAGSMDPEMAALYFPSPLSKAASPPEEDGESGNGTSLPHSPSSLEEGQKSIDSDFDETKQQRDNNRYLDFVAMSMCGMSEQGAPPSDEEFDRHLVNYPDVCKSPSIFSSPNLVVRLNGKYYTWMAACPIVMTMITFQKPLTHDAIEQLMSQTVDGKCLPGDEKQEAVAQADNGGQTKRYWWSWRRSQDAAPNHLNNTHGMPLGKDEKDGDQAAVATQTSRPTSPDITDPTLSKSDSLVNAENTSALVDNLEELTMASNKSDEPKERYKKSLRLSSAAIKKLNLKEGMNEIEFSVTTAYQGTTRCKCYLFRWKHNDKVVISDIDGTITKSDVLGHILPMVGKDWAQLGVAQLFSKIEQNGYKLLYLSARAIGQSRVTREYLRSIRQGNVMLPDGPLLLNPTSLISAFHREVIEKKPEQFKIACLSDIRDLFPDKEPFYAGYGNRINDVWAYRAVGIPIMRIFTINTKGELKHELTQTFQSSGYINQSLEVDEYFPLLTNQDEFDYRTDIFDDEESEEELQFSDDYDVDVEHGSSEESSGDEDDDEALYNDDFANDDNGIQAVVASGDERTADVGLIMRVRRVSTKNEVIMASPPKWINS is encoded by the exons ATGAAGCTGGGCGATTCTGGCGAGGCCTTCTTTGTGGAGGAGTGCCTggaggatgaggacgaggagcTGCCAGCCAACCTGGCCACCTCGCCCATACCCAACAGCTTCTTGGCGTCTCGGGACAAGGCCAACGACACCATGGAGGACATCAGTGGAGTGGTGACAGATAA AAACGCTAGCGAGGAGCTGCTTCTGCCACTGCCATTGCCGCGGCGCAACTCCATTGACTTCTCCAAGGAGGAGCCCAAGGAAGCCGTTGTTGAGGGCAGCAAGTTCGAGAATCAAGTCTCGGACTACACGCAGCGCAG GCACACCGACAACACACTGGAGCGTCGCAACCTAAGCGAAAAGCTCAAGGAGTTCACCACGCAGAAGATCCGGCAGGAGTGGGCCGAGCACGAAGAGCTGTTTCAGGGCGAGAAGAAGCCGGCGGACTCGGACTCGCTGGACAACCAAAGCAAAGCTTCAAACGAAGCTGAGACGGAGAAGGCAATTCCGGCGGTCATTGAAGACacggaaaaagaaaaggatCAGATCAAACCAGACGTTAACCTCACCACGGTCACAACCAGCGAAGCCACCAAGGAGGTGTCCAAGAGCAAAACCAAGAAGCGGCGCAAGAAGTCGCAAATGAAGAAGAATGCCCAGCGCAAGAACTCTTCAAGCAGCTCATTGGGCAGCGCCGGCGGCGGTGATTTGCCTTCGGCGGAGACGCCATCACTGGGAGTGAGCAACATCGATGAAGGAGATGCCCCCATATCCAGTgccacaaacaacaacaacacctcGTCGTCGAACGATGAACAGCTATCCGCTCCCCTGGTGACAGCTCGCACTGGGGACGATAGTCCGCTCAGCGAGATTCCCCACACCCCCACTAGCAATCCACGTCTGGATTTGGACATTCACTTCTTCAGCGACACGGAGATCACCACTCCCGTGGGTGGCGGTGGTGCTGGGTCAGGTCGTGCCGCCGGCGGACGACCTTCGACTCCCATCCAAAGTGACAGTGAACTGGAAACCACCATGCGAGACAACCGTCACGTGGTGACTGAAGAAAGCACCGCATCGTGGAAGTGGGGCGAGTTGCCCACACCGGAGCAGGCCAAGAATGAGGCCATGAGCGCCGCCCAGGTGCAGCAAAGCGAGCACCAATCGATGCTCAGCAACATGTTCAGCTTCATGAAGAGGGCAAATCGGCTACGCAAAGAGAAGGGCGTCGGCGAAGTGGGTGACATCTACCTGTCTGATCTGGATGCCGGCAGCATGGACCCCGAGATGGCGGCCCTCTACTTCCCTAGTCCCCTGTCCAAGGCGGCATCACCGCCGGAGGAGGATGGCGAAAGCGGCAATGGCACCAGTCTGCCTCACTCGCCCAGCTCGCTGGAGGAAGGTCAGAAGAGTATTGACTCGGACTTTGACGAGACCAAGCAGCAGAGGGACAACAA CAGGTACTTGGACTTTGTGGCCATGTCCATGTGCGGAATGTCGGAGCAGGGAGCACCACCCTCGGACGAGGAGTTCGACCGCCACCTGGTCAACTATCCAGAC GTGTGCAAAAGCCCCAGCATTTTTTCATCGCCTAACCTAGTCGTACGGCTGAATGGCAAATACTACACCTGGATGGCTGCATGTCCCATTGTCATGACAATGATCACCTTCCAGAAGCCACTAACCCAT GATGCCATTGAGCAGCTGATGTCTCAGACAGTCGACGGCAAGTGTCTGCCTGGCGACGAGAAGCAGGAGGCAGTTGCCCAGGCCGACAATGGGGGTCAGACGAAGCGCTACTGGTGGAGCTGGCGACGCTCGCAGGACGCTGCGCCCAACCACTTGAACAACACTCATGGTATGCCTTTGGGCAAGGATGAGAAAG ATGGTGATCAGGCAGCTGTGGCAACGCAAACTTCGCGGCCTACCTCGCCCGACATCACCGATCCCACGCTGAGCAAGAGCGACTCCCTGGTGAACGCGGAGAACACCTCGGCGTTGGTGGACAACCTGGAGGAGCTAACCATGGCCTCCAACAAGAGCGACGAGCCCAAAGAGCGTTACAAGAAGTCGCTGCGACTTAGCTCGGCGGCTATC AAAAAACTGAACCTCAAGGAGGGCATGAATGAAATCGAGTTCAGCGTAACGACCGCTTATCAAGGGACGACGCGCTGCAAGTGCTACTTGTTCCGCTGGAAGCACAACGACAAGGTGGTGATCTCGGACATTGACGGCACCATCACCAAGTCGGACGTGCTGGGCCACATTTTACCCATGGTGGGCAAGGATTGGGCGCAACTCGGTGTGGCGCAGCTCTTCTCGAAGATCGAGCAAAACGGCTACAAGCTGCTCTATCTGTCAGCCCGTGCCATCGGCCAAAGCAGGGTGACACGCGAGTACCTCCGGTCGATCCGGCAGGGCAACGTGATGCTGCCGGACGGACCGCTGTTGCTGAATCCCACGTCCCTGATATCGGCCTTCCACCGCGAGGTGATTGAGAAGAAGCCGGAGCAGTTTAAGATCGCCTGTCTGTCGGACATCCGCGATCTGTTTCCCGACAAGGAGCCCTTCTACGCCGGCTACGGCAACCGCATCAAT GACGTGTGGGCATACCGAGCAGTGGGCATTCCCATCATGCGCATCTTTACGATCAACACCAAGGGCGAGTTGAAGCACGAGCTGACCCAAACATTCCAGTCCTC TGGCTACATCAATCAGTCGCTAGAAGTCGACGAATACTTTCCCCTGCTAACCAACCAAGATGAATTCGATTACCGGACGGACATCTTCGACGACGAGGAGTCCGAGGAGGAGCTTCAGTTCAGCGACGACTACGACGTGGACGTCGAGCACGGTTCGAGTGAGGAAAGCAGTGGGGATGAGGACGATGACGAAGCCCTCTATAACGATGATTTTGCCAACGATGACAATGGCATCCAGGCAGTCGTGGCCTCCGGCGACGAACGGACCGCCGATGTGGGCCTCATAATGCGAGTCCGCCGCGTCTCCACCAAAAACGAAGTCATTATGGCTTCGCCTCCCAAGTGGATTAATTCCTAG
- the Lpin gene encoding lipin, isoform E: MNSLARVFSNFRDFYNDINAATLTGAIDVIVVEQRDGEFQCSPFHVRFGKLGVLRSREKVVDIEINGVPVDIQMKLGDSGEAFFVEECLEDEDEELPANLATSPIPNSFLASRDKANDTMEDISGVVTDKNASEELLLPLPLPRRNSIDFSKEEPKEAVVEGSKFENQVSDYTQRRHTDNTLERRNLSEKLKEFTTQKIRQEWAEHEELFQGEKKPADSDSLDNQSKASNEAETEKAIPAVIEDTEKEKDQIKPDVNLTTVTTSEATKEVSKSKTKKRRKKSQMKKNAQRKNSSSSSLGSAGGGDLPSAETPSLGVSNIDEGDAPISSATNNNNTSSSNDEQLSAPLVTARTGDDSPLSEIPHTPTSNPRLDLDIHFFSDTEITTPVGGGGAGSGRAAGGRPSTPIQSDSELETTMRDNRHVVTEESTASWKWGELPTPEQAKNEAMSAAQVQQSEHQSMLSNMFSFMKRANRLRKEKGVGEVGDIYLSDLDAGSMDPEMAALYFPSPLSKAASPPEEDGESGNGTSLPHSPSSLEEGQKSIDSDFDETKQQRDNKYLDFVAMSMCGMSEQGAPPSDEEFDRHLVNYPDDAIEQLMSQTVDGKCLPGDEKQEAVAQADNGGQTKRYWWSWRRSQDAAPNHLNNTHGMPLGKDEKDGDQAAVATQTSRPTSPDITDPTLSKSDSLVNAENTSALVDNLEELTMASNKSDEPKERYKKSLRLSSAAIKKLNLKEGMNEIEFSVTTAYQGTTRCKCYLFRWKHNDKVVISDIDGTITKSDVLGHILPMVGKDWAQLGVAQLFSKIEQNGYKLLYLSARAIGQSRVTREYLRSIRQGNVMLPDGPLLLNPTSLISAFHREVIEKKPEQFKIACLSDIRDLFPDKEPFYAGYGNRINDVWAYRAVGIPIMRIFTINTKGELKHELTQTFQSSGYINQSLEVDEYFPLLTNQDEFDYRTDIFDDEESEEELQFSDDYDVDVEHGSSEESSGDEDDDEALYNDDFANDDNGIQAVVASGDERTADVGLIMRVRRVSTKNEVIMASPPKWINS, translated from the exons ATGAATAGCCTGGCGCGGGTTTTCAGCAACTTCCGCGACTTCTACAACGACATCAATGCCGCCACCCTCACGGGAGCCATCGATGTGATCGTGGTGGAGCAGCGCGATGGCGAGTTCCAGTGCTCGCCCTTCCACGTCCGGTTCGGCAAACTGGGAGTGCTCAGGAGTCGGGAGAAGGTG GTGGACATTGAGATCAATGGCGTACCGGTCGACATACAGATGAAGCTGGGCGATTCTGGCGAGGCCTTCTTTGTGGAGGAGTGCCTggaggatgaggacgaggagcTGCCAGCCAACCTGGCCACCTCGCCCATACCCAACAGCTTCTTGGCGTCTCGGGACAAGGCCAACGACACCATGGAGGACATCAGTGGAGTGGTGACAGATAA AAACGCTAGCGAGGAGCTGCTTCTGCCACTGCCATTGCCGCGGCGCAACTCCATTGACTTCTCCAAGGAGGAGCCCAAGGAAGCCGTTGTTGAGGGCAGCAAGTTCGAGAATCAAGTCTCGGACTACACGCAGCGCAG GCACACCGACAACACACTGGAGCGTCGCAACCTAAGCGAAAAGCTCAAGGAGTTCACCACGCAGAAGATCCGGCAGGAGTGGGCCGAGCACGAAGAGCTGTTTCAGGGCGAGAAGAAGCCGGCGGACTCGGACTCGCTGGACAACCAAAGCAAAGCTTCAAACGAAGCTGAGACGGAGAAGGCAATTCCGGCGGTCATTGAAGACacggaaaaagaaaaggatCAGATCAAACCAGACGTTAACCTCACCACGGTCACAACCAGCGAAGCCACCAAGGAGGTGTCCAAGAGCAAAACCAAGAAGCGGCGCAAGAAGTCGCAAATGAAGAAGAATGCCCAGCGCAAGAACTCTTCAAGCAGCTCATTGGGCAGCGCCGGCGGCGGTGATTTGCCTTCGGCGGAGACGCCATCACTGGGAGTGAGCAACATCGATGAAGGAGATGCCCCCATATCCAGTgccacaaacaacaacaacacctcGTCGTCGAACGATGAACAGCTATCCGCTCCCCTGGTGACAGCTCGCACTGGGGACGATAGTCCGCTCAGCGAGATTCCCCACACCCCCACTAGCAATCCACGTCTGGATTTGGACATTCACTTCTTCAGCGACACGGAGATCACCACTCCCGTGGGTGGCGGTGGTGCTGGGTCAGGTCGTGCCGCCGGCGGACGACCTTCGACTCCCATCCAAAGTGACAGTGAACTGGAAACCACCATGCGAGACAACCGTCACGTGGTGACTGAAGAAAGCACCGCATCGTGGAAGTGGGGCGAGTTGCCCACACCGGAGCAGGCCAAGAATGAGGCCATGAGCGCCGCCCAGGTGCAGCAAAGCGAGCACCAATCGATGCTCAGCAACATGTTCAGCTTCATGAAGAGGGCAAATCGGCTACGCAAAGAGAAGGGCGTCGGCGAAGTGGGTGACATCTACCTGTCTGATCTGGATGCCGGCAGCATGGACCCCGAGATGGCGGCCCTCTACTTCCCTAGTCCCCTGTCCAAGGCGGCATCACCGCCGGAGGAGGATGGCGAAAGCGGCAATGGCACCAGTCTGCCTCACTCGCCCAGCTCGCTGGAGGAAGGTCAGAAGAGTATTGACTCGGACTTTGACGAGACCAAGCAGCAGAGGGACAACAA GTACTTGGACTTTGTGGCCATGTCCATGTGCGGAATGTCGGAGCAGGGAGCACCACCCTCGGACGAGGAGTTCGACCGCCACCTGGTCAACTATCCAGAC GATGCCATTGAGCAGCTGATGTCTCAGACAGTCGACGGCAAGTGTCTGCCTGGCGACGAGAAGCAGGAGGCAGTTGCCCAGGCCGACAATGGGGGTCAGACGAAGCGCTACTGGTGGAGCTGGCGACGCTCGCAGGACGCTGCGCCCAACCACTTGAACAACACTCATGGTATGCCTTTGGGCAAGGATGAGAAAG ATGGTGATCAGGCAGCTGTGGCAACGCAAACTTCGCGGCCTACCTCGCCCGACATCACCGATCCCACGCTGAGCAAGAGCGACTCCCTGGTGAACGCGGAGAACACCTCGGCGTTGGTGGACAACCTGGAGGAGCTAACCATGGCCTCCAACAAGAGCGACGAGCCCAAAGAGCGTTACAAGAAGTCGCTGCGACTTAGCTCGGCGGCTATC AAAAAACTGAACCTCAAGGAGGGCATGAATGAAATCGAGTTCAGCGTAACGACCGCTTATCAAGGGACGACGCGCTGCAAGTGCTACTTGTTCCGCTGGAAGCACAACGACAAGGTGGTGATCTCGGACATTGACGGCACCATCACCAAGTCGGACGTGCTGGGCCACATTTTACCCATGGTGGGCAAGGATTGGGCGCAACTCGGTGTGGCGCAGCTCTTCTCGAAGATCGAGCAAAACGGCTACAAGCTGCTCTATCTGTCAGCCCGTGCCATCGGCCAAAGCAGGGTGACACGCGAGTACCTCCGGTCGATCCGGCAGGGCAACGTGATGCTGCCGGACGGACCGCTGTTGCTGAATCCCACGTCCCTGATATCGGCCTTCCACCGCGAGGTGATTGAGAAGAAGCCGGAGCAGTTTAAGATCGCCTGTCTGTCGGACATCCGCGATCTGTTTCCCGACAAGGAGCCCTTCTACGCCGGCTACGGCAACCGCATCAAT GACGTGTGGGCATACCGAGCAGTGGGCATTCCCATCATGCGCATCTTTACGATCAACACCAAGGGCGAGTTGAAGCACGAGCTGACCCAAACATTCCAGTCCTC TGGCTACATCAATCAGTCGCTAGAAGTCGACGAATACTTTCCCCTGCTAACCAACCAAGATGAATTCGATTACCGGACGGACATCTTCGACGACGAGGAGTCCGAGGAGGAGCTTCAGTTCAGCGACGACTACGACGTGGACGTCGAGCACGGTTCGAGTGAGGAAAGCAGTGGGGATGAGGACGATGACGAAGCCCTCTATAACGATGATTTTGCCAACGATGACAATGGCATCCAGGCAGTCGTGGCCTCCGGCGACGAACGGACCGCCGATGTGGGCCTCATAATGCGAGTCCGCCGCGTCTCCACCAAAAACGAAGTCATTATGGCTTCGCCTCCCAAGTGGATTAATTCCTAG